CAAACTCTATTATAATTGTATTCTGTTTCTTCTGATTTTGAGAGTATTCATTCTCACAACATCCCTATAATATACAGAAGTGTCACTACTCCAATTTTATAGACAAGGAATTAGAGACAGAGACAATATTTTTCTAGATGTGCCCCTGgaaatttaaatgtttatgaAAAGTGCTTTCCTTGTAACCTGCCTCCATTTTTAGCTGCCTCAATACTACTGGAAGACTGGCTGTATGTGATCTGGCCGCCATCTGCGATTGTGCAGGTAATCAAGCACTTGTCTTTCAAATCTTAGATTAGTGCCTACTTGCTAGAATACCTTGTTGTGTCCATCTGGGCCACataacatgtttttcttctactgcagctcctggcagaatTCCCTATTCACCACAAGCTTTTTCAAGTCCCTCAGAATGTTAGCCTTAAGAAAAGGACAGCATAGTGGGAATAATCTATCTCCTTGCCTGCCGTGAGAATGACTTTGCCTTTCTGCAGATTGGTTTGAGAGCAATGCTAGAATTGCAGTAGCTTCAGTAAAGCCCGAAGTAGGGGAGAACTGGgcctcttttttttatttttttcttctttctagaCATCACCCTGGCCTTTGGGATTGAAGTTTTAATGGCAAGGTTATAGCCACCTTGGTAGCCACATGACAAGACTAATTTCCAGGTTCTGTGCAGCCAAAGTCTACTCACATAGGCTACTCCTCTAGGCAGCAGACTCGGATTTTCCATGTGTATTTGTGAGGATAACATGCTCAAGTGAAGGGTTGCCTATTGCCAAGCCAAGTGGTGATACAGCTGGGGCAGCCAAAATGAACAAGTTGTTGCAATCAGGATTTCTTGATTAATATGGATTAGTGATCTCCTCCAATTTACAgttgttatttaaaaatgtgctcTAGGCCCTGCttattcctgctttttgttCATATTCTCATTTATCCCAGTCCCATATTTTCCTGGTGAGGGTAGGCTGGCTGTACTGAGAGGAGCAGGTGGTGCTGAGGAGTATGTGCTCATCACACTGtttggggctgtcctggcaTCATTCAGTCGAATCCCatctggctgcagctgtgctaaCATTGTGCTTGAGCCTGGTGTTTACCTGAATTAGGAGAAAGTGCTGTCTGTGCCTTACTTCCACTGATAGAGTTTTGAGAcaagcagtgcccagccacctTAACCAGGCAACCTTGGACCTTGGGTTTAAAACCCTCCCCTGATCTCCCTTCTCTGACTGCAGTACAAACTGGTTGTCTGAGCAGTGTTAAACTCTGATGTACATATTTTAGTTTAGCAGTTTGGGCATCACTTTAGTGAAAATGAGTTGATTCTAAGTGGGGCATTTGGGAATTTGCCATGACTGTATTTATTCCCCCAAGCCTATATTATTTGTGCATTATTTCTGCCAAAACTACACACATGTTGGCATGAAACAATTATCCTGGTTTATATAGGGCAGGCTTGGTAAAAGTCTTCCTCAATGAACAGTTAGAGTGCTGAAGATTCAGTGTCATCTTTTCCTCTCCAAGTAAGTGgctaaatttctttctgtttgcttcatggttttaaaattaaaaggagtAGAAGGCATGTATGAAGTGTGTATGAAGTACCTGTAAAGTCTGGAAAGAAATGAGAgtgagatgaagaaaaaaagaggctaTTTGAAATGCAGGCTAGTAATTTGGCTTCTAAACCCATGTGAAATTATAAGTAATGTTTATTGTTGCCAGTTGGTGAATACAGGGAAGTGTGGTTTTTACTTGCATGCAAAGCTATTGGTTGCGGGTGAAGTACTTAGACAAAAACATTCAATCCTCAGTGTGGGTATTCcaccaaaaataaacccaaacaaacactgACGTATTATAAAAGCACTTTTTTCTGTGGAGACAAACATTCAATTGCTGCTGCTATTCATGAACTCTAGAACTGTTGAAGCCTCCTCTTTAACTTGCCTGAAATAATAATCCTTCATTTTAGAAAGTTACACAAAGGTCTTTGAAACTGAAGAACCAGTGTTTCTAtagttttcatgaaaaatatagTAAACGGTGTGCACTTACAGGGATATGGATCAATGATTACTATTACTTGCGAAGCTCTTGTGAACCAAAACTGCTGCATAGACAAGAGACAAAAGTAACGGTGAGGCAACCTTtcttaaaacttaaaaaaaattaagtaggCTTAAACATTagtcagagaaaaatgttttgcagtgATTATCAAAGGTTAGTAAAGGCttattttttgtccttttttccaGAGAGCGAGCTTCACAAAGATTTTTTGACTTGTACTCCATTATGAAAGTAACTGCTACTTTGTTATCAAAATGGTGATAGACATTTTTATTCCAGAAGGCCAGACACTATCACTACTTGAAATTCTCCGAATTGTTTCCACTGTGAGCAAATTCAGTCTTGATGTGAGTCACATCTGCTTAAAAGTAAATACTAGTTGCTTCTACTTTACCATCACCATCAAATTTCACCTacaatttcaaattttaaaaattatcttaaatCCCAGGATTTGGATAGTTTttcaaaagtgattttaaatCCAGAAGTACCTAacaggaaatactgaaataaaagcatacCGCTTTAGTAGTTTCTGGTGGAAAtagagacctttttttttttttcagatataaaTGTCTcgtgaactaaaaaaaaaaaaaaagtctgtataGAGAGTTTTTCCAcgtatggggaaaaaaatagcgATCACACGTGAATGGTTTCTCATGCAGCGAGCGGGGCTGGTGGCGAGTGGAGAGCAGTGGGCCAGGCCCCCTGCATGGATGGCAGGCGTAGCTGTCCGTGATGCACTAAGGATTGATTGCATGTTTAGCAACGCAGCTGTGGCCGCACAGCACAGGGGTGTCAGTCACACCACTGCTCCCGGCAGCTGCCAGTCCTTCACAGCACAGGCTGTTCCAGCCGTTCCATCGCTCTGGATTAATGGGAGGAAATGTTTATAGAAAGGTTCAGGTTTCCTGAATGAGTGGAATGAAACCCCCCTCAGAAGTGATCAGCAAGCTCATGTCAGGGAGCTGTTTGAAGCAGCCTGACTGGCAGGAATGCAAAGGTCTTTTCAAAAAGGAAACTTGACAAGTGAGCAGTTCTGGGGAGCAGCAAGAggtgttttcaaataaaagatGTGGGTTTTCCAGAGAGACACCATGAATGGGGCTAGCTCTTAAAAGAATGTTTAAATCAGTAGTTCATATACTGTAAATGGTAAAGTCTGAGAGCAGGGTCCAAATAAAATAGTGCCCTCAAAGTGGACCCATTACAGACTATGCTTAGTAAACGAAACAATGTTGCAATGCAACCACAGCTACTATGATGGCATCTAGCTAAGGCATCTTAGATCTATCTCTGTTCTGTAACTTAAATTTTAGTATTGGCATAACTGAAAGTACAGGAAGTGGGATGAATGCAGACAGTAGGCTGAAATCCTTGTGAaagaaatgctgtaaaatatcATCATTTCACAGGTGTACAATTCTGTTTGTTGGGGCACTTTCCATGACTGTAGCAACACAGCTTGAGATCTAAACATTCATTTCAgtctaaaaaattaaataaaatagacCATTCCACTGAAGTTTTCAGATTACTGTGATAAGAAACAATGTAGGCTTCAGGCAAGCTattaaaattaaagtaaaattcaCTTGAACAAAACTGCAGAGAGCAAAGGTGCTATGGGAAAAAAGCACTAGTTCATGATACTGCCCATTGAAAGCCATTAAAAAGGACCTAGTCCTTAGCGTTTCTCTATTGCACTCCACCATCAAAGTGAGGACCTAAATTACAACACTCGTAGCACCCTCCCGTTCTCAATCTTAAAGTCTCTTTGGAATGGGAAGAGAGCACTATCCTTATTTTCTAGATAAAGGAACTGGTTTATCAGCTTGCCCTCAGCAAGAAGCAGAGACTGGAAAAAAACTTGGCTAGGATGCAAGTACCTCAAGTGAGGGCAGACATTTGAAACCGGCTGTCTCAAAATGTGCTCTCCTGTTTTGAGGGGCTGGTAACCAGAACAAACGGTTTCAAGCCACAGCTGAGTTTCCAGCCTGCATTCACCCAAAAGTCTCTTGCATTATCCATAATGAAGTGGGGGCAAAGACACCACTTTTCAGAGCTTCCCCCCATTCTAAAACCTGCCAAGTattcaaagatgaaaaaaaaaacatcattaGAGCGcttgtattaaaaattatttatttagtgATCTGTACATGGGGTGAAGCAGGGCCTCATACAGACCttcaaaaaaatcaagtaaaaacataaatacatattttcttacaaaaatgaGATTTACAAAATATACATACTGCACTTGTCTGACAcgcttgttttttttttcttccatgtgcaCATTATAAAAGACAAACCAAGCCCTGCAAGTCTGACATCAGAGCCACTGAAGGATTTGGCTGATGGGCCCATTCCTCACGCTCAGACTACTGGTACACCCTCAGACAGCAGCAGTCTGCCCCCTCACCCTggacaggtttttctttttaaagtttcattCTAGATACTTCCCCCCCAAAAACGTGAAGAGCAGCTATAGGGTGGAGACTTGCCAAAAATCCAGAATGTCCTATTTTGTCCTTAGGCAagaatacacacacacacacacacacatatacttATAAAAACAACCCTTCAGTGAATATAAAGGTAAAGTAgtatgcaaaaaataaaatatgaacaaGTCAACATAAAAATTTTCAGAATAGAAAAATTTGTcacatttcaaaaagaaaacaatgcatTTGATGATAAATTTTTGAATGCTTTTCCTTCAAAGATTGATCACTGGAAACTCAAAAACTCAAACAGCTGTGTTTTAGCCAAAATGAGAAGGCTCTTCACTTGCAGTAACTACTTGATTTTAAACCCCAACCCCAGCCCCCCCACCTGCACCAAGAATCATTGCCATGCAGCTCAGGGAACCTGAGGAGCAGGCAAAGGGTCCATCGTCAGCCAAAACGATTCCTCCTGTCCCCAGAATCCGGCTGtggtattgatttttttctgcagtgagctcactgcaaagcaggagagaaagcaggtttatgggaaggaaagaaaaaaaaatcctatattTTAGTAGCTCTTGTTTTGGCAGGTGCTCTCAGGTAAGCTCTTCTTGCCCTCTAAATCTTGCATTCCCTTCAGCTTAGAAAAGTGACCCATATTGAATGGTAGGAAAACATCCTGCCTCCTCCTTTTTTCATAAAAGGAATGTTTATTTCTGTGAGCTCCTCACATCCAAGGGTGAACCTCAACGACTTCTTTTTGTTAGTTTGCCCATAAAAACCGATCCCATGCTTATGCCTTTCTACATAGAAAACACTTTTGTTTCCCCCTTTGTCTCCTAGAACAAAGGCAAGGGGGAAAAGCCTTCTGCTGAAAAGCAACAAGTCATTTCTTTTCAGGGTGTGGAATAGCAACCCCCTCCTTCCGCACAGCAGCAAGAACAACAGATCGAGGGccaaatttttactttaaaacaatTACGACAGGTATCGCTGAGGTAAAAAGGAACTTGTGAGCTGATAGAACAGAGGCATCTCCCCAGCACACGATCGGGCTGTAGCCGGCTGTGCAGTACTCACGTGATGGCTCTGCcgagctggaaggagcaggcagCGAGCTTAGGCTCGGGACTTACCCTGCCCATGCTGCAGTTTGGCCCGGGCAATTCAGAGAGCTTTTGGCTACTTCTTGGCAGGGGTGGCTCAACAGATGTGCTTCCCCTCCCTCTTGTCCAAAGCAAGGCAGGATGATTTTAGTTGGGTTGGAATTTCTCTTCCTCGACAGGAGTAGCAGGAGAGAAGTAAGGAGACTTCTGGATGAAGGActctcctgtcccagcagcggcctctttttctgtcctctccCACTTAGCTGGTCATAAGCACCACTGGGCATAGTTTGACTGATCCTTTATGCAATtgatgtttggggtttttttcaaacttcctgtgaggaagaaaaagtttggaaaagcctcccttccttcctcttcaggGAACCACTGCCCTAGCCCTATGCTGAGTATGCTCTGcgtgtgtgcatgtgtgagagtgtgtgtgCCAGAGGGGACGGGGGTCTCATACTGCCGTCTCGCCTTTGCTGCCGGTACTGAGTCTGTGGTAGAAACGTCGCCACGACTGAAGGGTTTTGCCAGACCAAATCCAGAAGCCAGTCGTGATTCCAACAATCATGGTCATGAGGTACTTGATCATGAAGACAGTGAAGTCTGGGCTCATAGGGGCAAAGTggctgggacagggcacagcatACGTTTTGCAGGTCTGGAGGAGCCACGTCTTCTCCCAGGTGCCACGGAAGGCCTGCTCGTAGAAGTAACATGCCAGGACAATGGTGGCAGGCACCGTGTAGAGGACACTGAAGACACCGATGCGCACCATCAGCTTCTCCAGTTTCTCAGTCTTGGTGCCATCATGCTTCATGATAGTGCGGATGCGAAACAAGGACACAAAGCCAGCCAGCAAGAAGGAAGTGCCAATGAAGAGATACACAAACAAGGGCGCCAGCACAAAGCCCCTCAGCGAGTCCACACTGTAGATACCTACGTAACACACCCCACTGAGTACATCCCCATCCACCTGCCCCATGGCCAAGATGGTGATGGTTTTGACAgcgggcacagcccaggcagccagATGAAAATATTGGGAGTTGGCCTCAATGGCCTCATGGCCCCACTTCATGCCAGCAGCCAGGAACCAGGTGAGGGACAGGATGACCCACCAGATGGAGCTGGCCATGCCGAAGAAGTAAAGGATCATGAAGAGGATGGTGCAGCCTTCTTTCTTGGTGCCTTGGGCCACAGTGCGGTAGCCATCCTCAGAGAAGCGCTCTAGACACACCACCCGCTCCTCCAGCAAAAAGCCTGCTGCGTAGGCCACGGCGACCATGAAGTAGCAGCCCGAGAGGAAGATGATGGGCCTCTCCGGGTAGCTGAAACGACGCATGTCTACCAGGTAGGTGAGCACGGTGAAGAGGGTGGAggcacagcaaagcacagaccACACGCCCACCCACAGCCGGGCAAATCGCACCTCTGCCTCCTTGAAGTACATGAGCCCATTGGGCCGGGCCGGCTCACAGGGGGCTCCACAGTCCCGCTCCCCCAGGAACCGGTAACCCAAGTAGGAGGGCACTTTGAGCTGCCGCGGGCAAGAGAAAGAGAAGCCagagggtggctgtggtggagTAAGAAAGTCAGGGAGGTAGCCAGCTGTGGGGTGGGCAGTGACCCCCCGACCCGCCGCACCACCAGGTCCCGGTGGGGCATCCGACGTGTTCTGCCCCACGCAGATCTCACCAGCACCGTGAACAGGGAAGTTCTCGCAGCG
This genomic interval from Motacilla alba alba isolate MOTALB_02 chromosome 7, Motacilla_alba_V1.0_pri, whole genome shotgun sequence contains the following:
- the FZD7 gene encoding frizzled-7, which translates into the protein MQAGRECGGAAAAGCPLLGLAALLAALLGTPAGATAQQYHGEKGISVPDHGFCQPISIPLCTDIAYNQTILPNLLGHTNQEDAGLEVHQFYPLVKVQCSPELKFFLCSMYAPVCTVLEQAIPPCRSLCERARQGCEALMNKFGFQWPERLRCENFPVHGAGEICVGQNTSDAPPGPGGAAGRGVTAHPTAGYLPDFLTPPQPPSGFSFSCPRQLKVPSYLGYRFLGERDCGAPCEPARPNGLMYFKEAEVRFARLWVGVWSVLCCASTLFTVLTYLVDMRRFSYPERPIIFLSGCYFMVAVAYAAGFLLEERVVCLERFSEDGYRTVAQGTKKEGCTILFMILYFFGMASSIWWVILSLTWFLAAGMKWGHEAIEANSQYFHLAAWAVPAVKTITILAMGQVDGDVLSGVCYVGIYSVDSLRGFVLAPLFVYLFIGTSFLLAGFVSLFRIRTIMKHDGTKTEKLEKLMVRIGVFSVLYTVPATIVLACYFYEQAFRGTWEKTWLLQTCKTYAVPCPSHFAPMSPDFTVFMIKYLMTMIVGITTGFWIWSGKTLQSWRRFYHRLSTGSKGETAV